One window of Inquilinus sp. Marseille-Q2685 genomic DNA carries:
- a CDS encoding mandelate racemase/muconate lactonizing enzyme family protein: MKITDIRTFLMQAGPPDPDKWATDGRLGDAAIAEGKLGGFRNWLFVKVYTDAGIVGIGECSGWPRVIETAVQDLKALLIGEDPTHIERLWQKMQVATMGHGMLGTVGAGAMTGIDVALWDIKGKALGVPVWNLLGGKMRDRVPIYSHANTAEAALAVKSHGIRTIKCGGVADPVRKVATLREAVGDEVDIAIDLHGPPWLTPADAARLARALEPYNLLWIEDPIAPENLDGYRRIRDAAHVPLAAGERMATIFGERELIERELVDVIQPDTGRAGGLTQMKKIAAMAEAHHIMMAPHSGSLGPVAEYAALHLLAAIPNALILERLDADWPGRARTVVPHPLQQDGSIAVPDAPGLGCDIDEEFVARFPSERNVAVPGSDRSYAPGTHREHVYVQTRLRRAPYFSGR; encoded by the coding sequence ATGAAGATCACCGACATCCGGACCTTCCTGATGCAGGCGGGCCCGCCGGACCCCGACAAATGGGCGACGGATGGCCGGCTCGGCGACGCGGCGATCGCGGAGGGCAAGCTCGGCGGCTTCCGCAACTGGCTGTTCGTCAAGGTCTATACCGATGCCGGCATCGTCGGCATCGGTGAATGCTCCGGCTGGCCGCGGGTGATCGAGACCGCGGTGCAGGACCTGAAGGCCCTGCTGATCGGCGAGGACCCGACGCATATCGAGCGGCTGTGGCAGAAGATGCAGGTCGCGACGATGGGGCACGGCATGCTCGGCACGGTCGGCGCCGGCGCCATGACCGGCATCGACGTCGCGCTGTGGGACATCAAGGGCAAGGCGCTCGGCGTGCCGGTGTGGAACCTGCTCGGCGGCAAGATGCGCGACCGGGTGCCGATCTACTCCCACGCCAACACGGCCGAGGCGGCGCTGGCGGTGAAGAGCCACGGCATCCGCACGATCAAATGCGGCGGCGTCGCCGATCCTGTGCGCAAGGTCGCGACCTTGCGCGAGGCGGTGGGCGACGAGGTCGACATCGCCATCGACCTGCACGGCCCGCCCTGGCTGACCCCGGCCGACGCGGCCCGGCTGGCGCGGGCGCTCGAACCCTACAACCTGCTGTGGATCGAGGACCCGATCGCGCCCGAAAACCTGGACGGCTACAGGCGCATCCGCGACGCCGCCCATGTACCGCTGGCGGCGGGCGAGCGCATGGCGACGATCTTCGGGGAGCGAGAGTTGATCGAGCGCGAGCTGGTCGACGTCATCCAGCCCGACACCGGCCGGGCCGGGGGTCTGACCCAGATGAAGAAGATCGCGGCGATGGCGGAGGCCCATCACATCATGATGGCGCCGCATTCCGGCTCGCTCGGCCCGGTCGCCGAATATGCGGCGCTGCATCTGCTGGCCGCGATCCCGAACGCGCTGATCCTGGAGCGGCTGGATGCCGACTGGCCGGGCCGCGCCCGGACCGTGGTGCCGCATCCACTGCAGCAGGACGGCTCGATCGCCGTGCCCGACGCGCCGGGCCTCGGCTGCGACATCGACGAGGAGTTCGTCGCGCGCTTCCCGAGCGAGCGCAACGTCGCCGTGCCCGGCTCCGACCGGTCCTATGCGCCCGGCACGCACCGGGAGCACGTCTATGTCCAGACGCGCCTCCGGCGGGCGCCGTATTTCAGCGGGCGGTGA
- a CDS encoding ABC transporter ATP-binding protein encodes MSTPPVPFPGRPKPVLAVRDLVTHFPTRAGLVKAVDGVSFAVERGKTLCVVGESGSGKSVTARSILQIVDQPGRIVSGEMVLNRADGSSVDLAKLHPRGRAIRRVRGREIAMIFQEPMSSLSPIHTVGDQIIEVLRLHLGMSKAAARARTIELLKQVEIPRPERAVDRYTFEFSGGMRQRAMIAMALACNPQLLIADEPTTALDVTTQAEILDLIKRLQAEYGMAVLFITHDMGVVAEIADDVLVMYHGKVVEHGSVDRIFHAPQEPYTKMLIGSVLKLEDKAEIRLKRPPRPAARPPVVEVEGLRMQFGTGSAAFAAVDGVSLQVRAGETLGIVGESGSGKTTMGRCLLRVYDPTGGAIRYRRADNSVVDLAKADKPTLASCRREIRMIFQDPVSSLNPRMTVAQVIGEPLLVNGIAKGKELDERVAGLMRQVGLDPAWRERYPHAFSGGQRQRIGIARAIALNPRVIVADEATSALDVSLRFQVLDLLLKLQDELDLAYIFISHDIGVIRYMCDRVGVMYRGRLVEIGQAEAVCEAPAHDYTKALISAVPRPDPRRRSIHNRIRYTEERSLAR; translated from the coding sequence ATGTCGACACCCCCGGTGCCGTTCCCCGGCCGTCCCAAGCCCGTCCTGGCGGTGCGCGACCTGGTGACCCATTTCCCGACTCGCGCCGGGTTGGTCAAGGCGGTCGACGGCGTGTCCTTCGCGGTCGAGCGCGGCAAGACCCTCTGCGTCGTCGGCGAAAGCGGCTCGGGCAAGAGCGTCACCGCCCGCTCGATCCTGCAGATCGTCGACCAGCCGGGGCGCATCGTCTCCGGCGAGATGGTGCTGAACCGGGCCGACGGCAGCAGCGTCGACCTGGCGAAGCTGCATCCGCGCGGTCGGGCCATCCGCCGGGTGCGCGGCCGCGAGATCGCGATGATCTTCCAGGAGCCGATGTCGTCGCTGTCGCCGATCCACACCGTCGGCGACCAGATCATCGAGGTGCTGCGCCTGCATCTGGGGATGAGCAAGGCCGCGGCCCGGGCGCGGACGATCGAGCTCCTGAAGCAGGTCGAGATCCCGCGGCCGGAGCGGGCGGTCGACCGCTACACCTTCGAGTTCTCCGGCGGCATGCGCCAGCGCGCCATGATCGCCATGGCGCTGGCCTGCAACCCGCAGCTGCTGATCGCCGACGAGCCGACGACGGCGCTGGACGTCACCACCCAGGCCGAGATCCTGGACCTGATCAAGCGGCTGCAGGCCGAATACGGCATGGCGGTGCTGTTCATCACCCACGACATGGGCGTGGTGGCCGAGATCGCCGACGACGTGCTGGTCATGTATCACGGCAAGGTGGTGGAGCACGGCTCGGTCGACCGCATCTTCCACGCGCCGCAGGAGCCCTACACGAAGATGCTGATCGGCTCGGTCCTCAAGCTCGAGGACAAGGCCGAGATCCGGCTGAAGCGCCCGCCGCGGCCGGCCGCCCGCCCGCCGGTGGTCGAGGTCGAGGGCCTGCGCATGCAGTTCGGCACCGGCAGCGCCGCCTTTGCCGCCGTTGACGGCGTGTCGCTGCAGGTGAGGGCAGGGGAGACGCTCGGCATCGTCGGCGAATCCGGCTCCGGCAAGACCACCATGGGGCGCTGCCTGCTGCGGGTCTACGATCCGACCGGCGGCGCCATCCGCTACCGCCGTGCCGACAATTCTGTGGTCGACCTGGCCAAGGCTGACAAGCCGACGCTCGCCTCCTGCCGGCGCGAGATCCGGATGATTTTCCAGGACCCGGTCTCCTCGCTCAACCCGCGCATGACCGTGGCCCAGGTGATCGGCGAGCCGCTGCTGGTCAACGGCATCGCCAAGGGCAAGGAGCTCGACGAGCGCGTCGCCGGGCTGATGCGCCAGGTCGGGCTCGACCCCGCCTGGCGCGAGCGCTACCCGCACGCCTTCTCCGGCGGCCAGCGCCAGCGCATCGGCATCGCCCGGGCCATCGCGCTGAACCCCCGCGTCATCGTCGCCGACGAGGCGACCTCGGCGCTCGACGTCTCGCTGCGCTTCCAGGTGCTGGACCTGCTGCTGAAGCTGCAGGACGAGCTGGACCTGGCCTACATCTTCATCAGCCACGACATCGGCGTGATCCGCTACATGTGCGACCGCGTCGGCGTGATGTATCGCGGCCGGCTGGTCGAGATCGGGCAGGCCGAGGCGGTCTGCGAGGCGCCGGCCCATGACTACACCAAGGCGCTGATCTCCGCCGTCCCGCGGCCCGACCCGCGCCGCCGCAGCATCCACAACCGCATCCGGTACACCGAAGAGCGGAGCCTCGCCCGATGA
- a CDS encoding ABC transporter permease, which yields MTDLATVAPAGQLAVASQWQLIWWAFRRHRLAMASLVIVVILYVIAAVPGFFAINDPSQQNARAAFHPPQGIHLFDRAEDGGLQVGLYFHPHKLTRDPETLAAVYKEDPSRKVAVSLFGRGYEYSVLGLFTTNIHLLASADPKQPLFLFGTDRLGRCVWSRIMQGAQISLSVGLVGVFLSLAIGLILGGISGYYGGRPDFVIQRVIEFVLALPTIPIWLAMAAALPQDWPAITQYFMITVILSLTGWAQLARVVRGRFLSLRTEEFVTAARLDGCGEGRIIFRHMMPSFLSHIIASVTLAIPAMILAETALSFLGLGLQPPTISWGVLLREAQNIRSIATAPWLFAPGAFVVLAVMALNLLGDGLRDAADPYNK from the coding sequence ATGACCGACCTCGCGACCGTCGCGCCCGCCGGCCAGCTTGCCGTCGCCTCGCAATGGCAGCTGATCTGGTGGGCCTTCCGCCGCCACCGGCTGGCCATGGCCTCGCTGGTGATCGTCGTGATCCTCTACGTGATCGCGGCCGTGCCCGGATTCTTCGCCATCAACGACCCCAGCCAGCAGAACGCCCGCGCCGCCTTCCACCCGCCGCAGGGCATCCACCTGTTCGACCGGGCCGAGGACGGCGGCCTGCAGGTCGGCCTGTACTTCCATCCGCACAAGCTGACCCGCGACCCGGAGACGCTGGCCGCGGTCTACAAGGAGGACCCGAGCCGCAAGGTCGCGGTCTCGCTGTTCGGCCGCGGCTATGAATATTCGGTGCTGGGGCTGTTCACCACGAACATCCATCTCCTGGCCTCGGCCGACCCGAAGCAGCCGCTATTCCTGTTCGGCACCGACCGGCTCGGCCGCTGCGTCTGGAGCCGGATCATGCAGGGCGCCCAGATCTCGCTGTCGGTCGGCCTGGTCGGCGTGTTCCTGTCGCTCGCCATCGGCCTGATCCTCGGCGGCATCTCCGGCTATTACGGCGGCCGGCCGGACTTCGTGATCCAGCGGGTGATCGAATTCGTCCTGGCCCTGCCGACGATCCCGATCTGGCTGGCCATGGCCGCGGCCCTGCCGCAGGACTGGCCGGCCATCACCCAGTACTTCATGATCACCGTGATCCTGTCGCTGACCGGCTGGGCCCAGCTGGCCCGCGTCGTCCGCGGCCGCTTCCTGTCGCTGAGGACCGAGGAGTTCGTCACCGCCGCCCGGCTCGACGGCTGCGGCGAGGGGCGGATCATCTTCCGCCACATGATGCCGAGCTTCCTCAGCCACATCATCGCCTCGGTGACCCTGGCGATCCCGGCCATGATCCTGGCCGAGACGGCGCTCTCCTTCCTCGGCCTCGGGCTGCAGCCGCCAACCATCTCCTGGGGCGTGCTGCTGCGCGAGGCGCAGAACATCCGCTCGATCGCCACCGCCCCCTGGCTGTTCGCACCCGGCGCCTTCGTGGTGCTGGCGGTGATGGCGCTCAACCTGCTCGGCGACGGCCTGCGCGACGCGGCCGACCCCTACAACAAGTGA
- a CDS encoding ABC transporter permease, with translation MLRFIAKRLLWMVPALFAVSFLAFVLIQLPPGDFVTSYVATLAASNEIVDQNAAAALRERFGLNDPMLVQYAKWIGGIITRGDFGLSFEWQQPVSDLIWERMALTLVLTLATLIATWAIALPIGVYSAVRKYSIGDYIVTSISFAGLAIPSFLLALVLMYVAAIEFGQDVSGLFSPEFEKAPWSIAKTIDLLQHLWIPVLILAVSGTASLIRVMRANMLDEIHKPYVTTARAKGLSEFRLLLKYPVRVALNPFISTLAWLLPNLVSGSIVVAIVLNLPTAAPLLLQSLMAQDMYLAGAFVLLICALTLIGSLISDILLALVDPRIRLE, from the coding sequence ATGCTCCGCTTCATCGCCAAGCGCCTGCTGTGGATGGTGCCCGCGCTCTTCGCGGTCAGCTTCCTCGCCTTCGTCCTGATCCAGCTGCCGCCCGGCGACTTCGTGACCAGCTATGTCGCGACGCTCGCCGCCTCGAACGAGATCGTCGACCAGAACGCCGCGGCGGCGCTGCGCGAGCGCTTCGGCCTGAACGACCCGATGCTGGTGCAGTACGCCAAATGGATCGGCGGCATCATCACCCGGGGCGATTTCGGCCTGTCCTTCGAATGGCAGCAGCCGGTCAGCGACCTGATCTGGGAGCGGATGGCGCTGACCCTGGTGCTGACCCTGGCGACGCTGATCGCGACGTGGGCGATCGCGCTGCCGATCGGGGTCTATTCCGCGGTGCGCAAATACTCGATCGGCGACTACATCGTCACCAGCATCAGCTTCGCCGGGCTGGCGATCCCGTCCTTCCTGCTGGCGCTGGTGCTGATGTATGTCGCCGCCATCGAATTCGGGCAGGACGTCAGCGGCCTGTTCTCGCCGGAGTTCGAGAAGGCGCCCTGGAGCATCGCCAAGACCATCGACCTGCTGCAGCACCTGTGGATCCCGGTGCTGATCCTGGCCGTCTCCGGCACCGCCAGCCTGATCCGGGTGATGCGGGCGAACATGCTGGACGAGATCCACAAGCCCTATGTCACCACCGCGCGCGCCAAGGGCCTGTCGGAGTTCCGGCTGCTGCTGAAATATCCGGTGCGGGTGGCGCTGAACCCGTTCATCTCCACCCTGGCCTGGCTGCTGCCGAACTTGGTCTCCGGCTCGATCGTGGTGGCGATCGTGCTGAACCTGCCGACGGCGGCGCCCCTTCTGCTGCAGTCGCTGATGGCGCAGGACATGTATCTGGCCGGCGCCTTCGTGCTGCTGATCTGCGCGCTGACGCTGATTGGCTCCCTGATCAGCGACATCCTGTTGGCGCTGGTCGATCCGCGCATCCGCCTCGAATAG